A stretch of Hydractinia symbiolongicarpus strain clone_291-10 chromosome 9, HSymV2.1, whole genome shotgun sequence DNA encodes these proteins:
- the LOC130656268 gene encoding uncharacterized protein LOC130656268 — protein sequence MVVQHFCFTFSNISTSLLEVFIRLYQNLPLLEVIITLTKNRRHCKNFRLRNMVFNYIVFTGCIMVICHGQDNLNKANSLLRQELQIQKKACEGVAKMEEIVSKVTEFTENEIIIWEEELFSAKLYICEVSKKTEFLVGKLVSLEKSVMYNICFKSHQCDNAIPALENLVEHLKEKKEKHNAAILLLFVINVTLPRCSPYKMLRELNFLLKELTRIWTLFLPLVIIVFIFFSCRHVYVSMLLFLAIPFFFPYFDNHKKLVVTFHDEVLPFDLNDTQTLKVITNILCDVRMKRKFKDLKTVLSDHIWYGKKNAKRIKENLSGVMKSFQIQSLLENLKDRGYSDLANEARYLQKDFKRYLEELIKTLKVSQYFYNYAADSFKVILESQSKIETWQMLLWYKNIRLKSQNLKMNFSIHEWYFNKLIQEIDDLEIRHHHKQENVDMRMQILFAILVYSFLLLFPFIIVASIRYRWLLFLLFALVPMTAIAMTYVYNQSDRNAAALWNLKEFLVQIKNYSRKTVEQIPNVNPMKITEEIGMLHQGVKDRLSYDTFQYYFKDALDIAKENLNEIDDIIRKLLNK from the exons atggtcgttcagcatttttgttttacttttagtaatatttcaacCTCCTTATTGGAGGTTTTCATCAGACTATACCAAAATTTGCCGTTGCTAGAGGTGATTATTACATTGACAAAAAATCGACGTCACTGCAAAAACTTCCGTCTAAG aaacatGGTATTTAATTACATCGTTTTCACTGGGTGCATTATGGTCATTTGTCATGGACAAGATAATTTGAATAAAGCAAATTCCCTACTGAGACAGGAATTGCAGATTCAAAAGAAAGCATGTGAAGGTGTTGCTAAAATGGAAGAAATAGTCAGCAAAGTCACCGAATTTACTGAAAACGAGATCATTATCTGGGAAGAGGAGCTGTTTTCTGCAAAATTATACATTTGTGAAGTTTCCAAGAAGACGGAGTTTCTTGTTGGCAAATTGGTTAGCTTAGAGAAAAGTGTAATGTACAACATATGCTTTAAATCGCATCAATGTGATAATGCGATTCCCGCCCTAGAAAATCTGGTCgaacatttaaaagaaaaaaaagaaaaacataacgctgcaattttattactttttgttATTAACGTAACTCTGCCAAGATGTTCTCCATATAAAATGCTTAGAgagttaaattttcttttaaaagagtTGACCAGGATATGGACACTATTTTTACCACTTGTAATTAtcgtgtttatatttttttcatgtcgTCACGTATATGTTTCCATGCTTTTGTTTCTTGCAATTCCTTTTTTCTTTCCGTACTTTGATAATCACAAGAAACTGGTTGTTACATTTCATGACGAGGTTCTGCCATTTGATTTAAATGATACACAAACGCTTAAGGTTATTACTAATATATTGTGCGATGTTAGAATGAAACgaaaatttaaagatttaaaaactgTTCTAAGTGATCATATTTGGTACGGTAAAAAGAACGCCAAAAGAATTAAGGAAAATCTTAGCGGGGTAATGAAGTCATTTCAGATACAATCATTATTAGAGAATTTGAAAGATAGAGGATACAGCGACCTGGCAAATGAAGCTAGATACCTTCAAAAAGATTTCAAGCGCTACTTGGAAGAATTAATTAAAACGTTAAAGGTTtcacaatatttttataattacgcTGCGGATtcatttaaagttattttagaATCGCAATCTAAAATTGAAACGTGGCAAATGTTACTTTGGTATAAAAACATTCGTTTAAAGTCACAAAAtctaaaaatgaatttttcaaTTCATGAATGGTATTTCAATAAATTAATTCAAGAAATTGATGATCTTGAAATAAGACACCATCATAAACAGGAGAACGTCGATATGAGAATGCAAATTTTGTTTGCAATTCTAGTCTACTCTTTCCTTCTACTTTTTCCTTTTATTATTGTTGCATCAATCCGTTATCGATGGCTTCTCTTTCTGCTTTTTGCTCTTGTACCTATGACAGCAATTGCCATGACATATGTTTATAATCAATCCGATCGTAATGCTGCTGCATTGTGGAATCTCAAAGAGTTCTTAgtccaaataaaaaattactcaaGGAAAACTGTTGAACAAATACCCAACGTTAATCCAATGAAGATCACGGAAGAGATTGGAATGTTACACCAAGGAGTCAAAGACCGTTTATCTTACGATACTTTTCAGTATTATTTCAAAGATGCTCTTGATATAGCTAAGGAAAATTTGAATGAAATAGATGATATTATCCGAAAACTTTTAAACAAGTAG
- the LOC130656269 gene encoding uncharacterized protein LOC130656269, protein MLFNYIVFAGCLTVICHGQDNLDEANFLLRQELQIQNRACEGVAKMEKLVSKVTEFSENETIALKVKLSYLKISICEVSKKTDILIDAVESLKKSQISSKCFKQHQCNEIIPAIDSLENDLKKRKEEHDLTTLRLSMIEKALSECFQDKLFRKLKVFLKKSNIICTKRIIAYIPAFEKEVKKYFLPFLLIITIVMLFLLFSSLHIAIFSTASMIVFLGYLFFFSCSFEHRELITTFQNDVLPFYLYETQTFEVLDNIFCDVRTISQFEGFKVILRDNFQHGRKNAETTNEELNKLMKLFYVQSVADNLIDRGHDELSIQARNLHKNFRRYLEELIKTLKFSQDFYNYAVNSFKAILESQSEIESWQILIFLKNILTKSDHLQEDFSTHEVHFQELIKELNHLVPQIRKRQQSNDNINLRVTMFATLLTVGASILYPPLLLALVPIGGGVMYYVHKQAKENNAVLQDLNKYRVQMKDYARKTIHQISKIDPMKITFARSLFSITSIISLSRN, encoded by the coding sequence ATGTTGTTTAATTACATCGTTTTTGCTGGTTGCCTTACTGTCATTTGCCATGGACAAGATAATTTAGATGAAGCAAATTTCCTGCTAAGACAGGAATTGCAGATCCAAAATAGAGCGTGTGAAGGTGTAGCTAAGATGGAAAAACTAGTCAGCAAAGTCACCGAATTTAGTGAAAACGAAACCATTGCCTTGAAAGTGAAGCTGtcgtatttaaaaatatccatTTGTGAAGTTTCCAAAAAGACGGACATTCTTATAGACGCAGTGGAAAGTTTAAAGAAAAGTCAGATATCCAGCAAATGCTTTAAACAACATCAATGCAATGAAATAATCCCCGCCATCGACAGTCTTGAGAATGAtcttaaaaaaaggaaagaagaaCATGATCTAACAACTTTGAGACTTTCCATGATTGAAAAAGCTCTATCAGAATGTTTCCAAGATAAATTGTTTAGAAAgttaaaagtctttttaaaaaaatctaacatTATATGTACAAAACGTATCATTGCATACATTCCTGCCTTTGAGaaagaggtgaaaaaatactttttaccaTTTCTTCTGATTATCACTATTGTGATGCTGTTCTTATTATTTTCATCTCTTCATATTGCTATTTTCTCAACTGCTTCCATGATTGTATTTCTTGgatatctcttttttttttcgtgCTCTTTTGAACACAGAGAACTCATTACAACATTTCAAAATGATGTTTTGCCATTTTATCTATATGAGACACAAACGTTTGAAGTTCTCGATAATATATTTTGCGATGTCAGAACAATTAGTCAGTTTGAAGGTTTTAAAGTTATTCTGAGGGATAATTTTCAGCACGGTAGAAAAAACGCAGAAACAACTAACGAAGAACTTAACAAactaatgaaattattttacGTACAATCTGTAGCAGATAACTTAATAGATAGAGGACACGACGAACTGTCAATTCAAGCTAGAAATCTTCATAAAAATTTCAGGCGCTACTTGGAAGAATTAATCAAAACGTTAAAGTTTTCACAAGATTTTTATAATTACGCTGTGAATTCATTTAAAGCAATTTTAGAATCACAATCAGAAATTGAATCGtggcaaattttaattttccttaaaaatattttgacaaaatcGGATCATCTACAAGAGGACTTTTCAACTCATGAAGTTCACTTCCAAGAATTAATTAAAGAGTTAAACCATCTTGTGCCTCAAATAAGAAAGCGCCAACAGAGTAACGACAATATAAATCTTAGAGTCACAATGTTTGCAACATTGCTTACTGTTGGTGCATCAATCCTTTACCCACCACTTCTTCTTGCGCTTGTGCCTATCGGTGGAGGCGTTATGTACTACGTTCACAAACAAGCTAAAGAAAATAATGCTGTATTGCAGGATCTGAACAAATACAGAGTTCAAATGAAAGATTACGCAAGGAAAACTATCCATCAAATATCCAAAATCGATCCAATGAAGATAACCTTTGCTCGGTCATTATTTTCTATTACTAGTATTATTTCCTTGAGTCGCAATTAA